One region of Wyeomyia smithii strain HCP4-BCI-WySm-NY-G18 chromosome 3, ASM2978416v1, whole genome shotgun sequence genomic DNA includes:
- the LOC129730884 gene encoding putative sodium-dependent multivitamin transporter — MASFGAWDYVVLVAVMMVSAGIGIYYRFSGGKQKTTTEYLLADRNMSIWPVSFSLMASFMSAITLLGVSNENYQFGTQFVVINFSYGLATPIAAYLFLPVFFKLEASSAYEYLEMRFGKKTRLVASLAYLLQMILYMGIAVYAPALALEAVTGLNQTYSILAIGIICTFYSTIGGMKAVLYTDLFQSILMFAAIFAVIICAAIDAGGLGKIWEVAERGNRLEFLNFDPDPTTRHTWWSLIIGGMFTYLSLYAVNQTQVQRLKTVKDLRSAQQALWLNWPILSLLSLSTSFSGLAIYYYYSTCDPLKQGRISVRDQTMPLFVVDAMGSMPGLPGLFVSGIFSASLSTVSAALNSLAAVTLEDYLKPLYAKIRGRSLPDMQSSFPTKVMAFVYGVICIAVAFIAQFMGGVLQASLTIFGVVGGPLFALFSMGMFTKRANQRGVIVGLLVGLSFSLWIGFGQPKPPLKMLNFSVDDCSRFGGYNSTESTPIVMAQRVDRPASDYFYLYRLSYLWSVVLGYIVTFIVGYGTSLTLRWLGYEGKERIYLDNDKMYINTELFSPPIAKRMKRALARHIENGGDIEITKQNGIHKADFTHL; from the exons ATGGCTTCGTTCGGCGCTTGGGACTACGTGGTGCTCGTTGCCGTAATGATGGTGTCGGCAGGTATCGGCATTTACTACAGGTTTTCCGGTGGCAAGCAGAAAACCACTACG GAATATTTGCTGGCCGATCGCAACATGTCCATCTGGCCGGTATCGTTCAGCCTGATGGCAAGCTTTATGTCGGCGATCACACTGCTGGGAGTTTCGAACGAAAACTACCAATTTGGGACCCAGTTCGTAGTGATAAACTTTTCGTACGGATTGGCCACACCGATTGCAGCCTATTTGTTTCTGCCTGTATTTTTCAAACTGGAGGCCAGTAGTGCCTATGAA TATCTAGAGATGCGGTTCGGTAAAAAGACTCGATTGGTTGCCTCACTGGCCTATCTATTGCAAATGATTTTGTACATGGGAATCGCCGTTTACGCCCCGGCGCTGGCCCTGGAAGCGGTCACCGGCTTGAATCAGACCTATTCCATCCTGGCGATCGGAATAATCTGCACGTTTTACTCTACAATCGGTGGTATGAAAGCGGTGTTGTATACAGATCTGTTCCAATCGATATTAATGTTTGCGGCTATTTTCGCGGTTATTATCTGCGCCGCAATTGACGCCGGAGGCTTAGGAAAAATCTGGGAAGTTGCTGAAAGGGGGAACCGGCTGGaatttttgaa tttCGATCCAGATCCAACTACACGACACACCTGGTGGTCTCTGATAATCGGTGGAATGTTTACATACCTTTCGCTTTATGCGGTCAACCAAACGCAGGTCCAGCGGCTTAAAACTGTCAAGGATCTCAGATCAGCTCAACAGGCGCTTTGGCTAAACTGGCCAATACTGTCGTTGCTAAGTCTCAGCACCTCCTTTAGTGGTCTAGCAATTTATTACTACTACAGTACTTGTGATCCACTGAAACAAGGCCGTATCAGTGTCCGCGATCAGACAATGCCGCTGTTCGTGGTGGACGCTATGGGAAGTATGCCCGGACTGCCAGGCCTGTTTGTGTCCGGTATCTTCTCTGCAAGCTTGTCTACAGTATCAGCAGCACTCAACTCACTAGCAGCTGTCACTCTGGAGGACTACCTGAAACCACTGTATGCCAAAATTCGGGGCCGGTCCCTGCCCGACATGCAGTCCAGTTTCCCCACCAAGGTAATGGCATTCGTCTATGGCGTCATCTGCATAGCTGTGGCCTTTATTGCCCAATTTATGGGAGGCGTGCTGCAAGCTTCGTTGACGATTTTCGGAGTCGTAGGAGGACCGCTTTTCGCTCTTTTCTCGATGGGAATGTTTACAAAACGCGCAAACCAAAGA GGAGTTATCGTCGGCTTGCTAGTGGGACTGTCATTTTCCCTCTGGATCGGATTTGGTCAACCCAAACCGCCTCTCAAGATGCTGAACTTTTCCGTAGACGATTGCAGCCGATTTGGTGGATATAACTCCACCGAAAGTACCCCGATTGTAATGGCACAGCGAGTAGACAGACCAGCCTCGGACTATTTCTACCTGTACAGATTGTCCTATCTGTGGTCGGTTGTACTAGGATATATAGTAACCTTCATCGTAGGCTACGGAACTAGCTTAACGCTGCGATGGCTCGGTTACGAGGGAAAAGAACGGATCTATTTAGACAACGATAAAATGTACATTAACACGGAACTTTTCTCGCCCCCGATCGCCAAGCGCATGAAAAGAGCTCTCGCCAGACATATCGAGAATGGAGGCGAT ATCGAAATCACCAAACAAAATGGCATCCATAAAGCTGATTTCACCCACCTCTGA
- the LOC129730885 gene encoding uncharacterized protein K02A2.6-like, which translates to MLIICQISILRLCTNLRKKNVNADYCSRIKRNDDGVKNLCLREGRSIGADEFEIFVLHQIAQLPINAEQIARETRKDPSLGKIVQLLEAGTDLLRAGYKAPEVKYSLAANCLLFEHRVVIPSVFRQSVLNDLHVPHIGIVKMEGLARSFVYLPGIDADIEKQVKSCSQCSRQAHAPPKFSEHHWQYPKGPWERIHIDYAGPVAGSMLLIVVDSYSKWLEVKVTQSTTTAATIGIMDELFSSFGVPRSGVKYHKLSAPYHPATNGQAERYVQTTKDALKAMGTTASTLQSNLNIFLQMYRLAPHATTGDAPSKLFLGRILRTRLDLLKPKNLQQRIVTKQQANFQPSFRVFSAGQPVYILSGNCRMDKWIPGVVTAKLGDLHYEIEYAGKRFRRHIDQIRFRHESKEHQISSEANSCQQNVPKRIHFYGSNVTVPVIPSTPNNTGTASTNDDSPQFHTPAGSPGLPGTSPSSFIVRRSTRDRHPPCRYSP; encoded by the exons ATGCTGATTATTTgtcaaatttcaattttgagGTTGTGTACAAatctacgaaaaaaaaatgtaaatgcaGATTACTGCTCTCGAATTAAGCGAAACGACGATGGTGTTAAAAATTTGTGTCTTCGTGAGGGAAGAAGTATTGGTGCGGACGAATTCGAAATCTTTGTTTTGCATCAAATCGCACAACTACCGATAAATGCTGAGCAAATAGCCCGAGAAACACGCAAAGATCCTAGTCTTGGTAAAATTGTTCAATTGTTAGAAGCCGGTACCGATTTATTGCGAGCTGGATACAAAGCCCCAGAAGTGAAGTATTCGCTCGCTGCTAATTGTTTACTGTTCGAGCATAGGGTGGTGATACCATCAGTTTTTCGTCAGTCTGTATTGAATGATCTCCATGTACCACATATAGGGATTGTCAAAATGGAAGGGCTCGCTCGTTCGTTTGTTTACTTGCCCGGAATTGATGCGGACATCGAAAAACAAGTAAAATCGTGTTCTCAGTGTTCTCGTCAGGCTCATGCTCCACCGAAATTTAGTGAACATCATTGGCAGTATCCCAAAGGTCCTTGGGAAAGAATACATATTGATTATGCAGGTCCGGTAGCAGGTTCAATGTTGCTGATCGTAGTCGATTCGTATAGCAAATGGTTGGAAGTAAAGGTAACCCAATCAAccacaacagcagcaacaattGGAATTATGGACGAGTTGTTTTCAAGTTTCGGAGTGCCT AGAAGTGGAGTGAAATATCATAAGCTTTCGGCGCCGTATCACCCTGCAACAAATGGTCAAGCGGAGCGGTACGTTCAAACGACGAAGGACGCTTTAAAAGCGATGGGAACTACAGCATCAACGTTGCAGTCAAACCTGAATATTTTTCTACAGATGTACCGTTTAGCTCCACATGCGACGACTGGGGATGCACCGTCGAAATTGTTTCTAGGGCGAATTCTCAGAACGCGTTTGGATCTTCTGAAACCTAAAAATCTTCAGCAACGAATCGTAACGAAACAGCAAGCCAATTTCCAACCATCATTTCGTGTATTCTCTGCAGGTCAACCAGTTTATATTCTCTCTGGTAATTGTCGTATGGACAAGTGGATTCCTGGTGTAGTGACAGCTAAATTGGGAGACTTGCACTACGAAATCGAATACGCTGGTAAACGGTTTAGGCGTCACATCGATCAGATACGTTTCCGGCACGAATCTAAAGAACATCAGATCAGCTCAGAGGCGAATTCTTGTCAGCAGAATGTACCAAAACGTATTCATTTCTACGGTAGTAACGTGACAGTTCCAGTGATACCATCGACGCCAAACAACACAGGGACAGCTTCGACCAATGACGACTCACCGCAGTTTCACACACCGGCAGGTAGCCCTGGTCTTCCAGGAACAAGCCCTTCTTCGTTCATCGTTCGTCGTTCGACAAGAGACCGCCATCCTCCATGCAGATACTCGCCTTAG
- the LOC129729870 gene encoding uncharacterized protein LOC129729870, whose product MAFSGRYLLTVATVWGWSLVLAQYYSINLGTADETLLAQPVPSPPSGGLTQEVRPKITPLDAMIDKTNHLGFRILYFHSKGNKNNIAFSPCALSSILVALYEGADGKSAAEIHETLVFPYDKDILRVGYRDIHRRLRSYFYRKENLLSGLSLSSENITIRPEYESVLKFYGYDLENIPEMKMQTTTPVPTSAGSTSSEMFTSDYEITSSSEEDKVTTEPTTTTIDLYMGSAGEEEQEEEEEEAQETTTEADLSTGVDVTESTSAATEEETATETEGVTSDEAVTEATTEEPTEATPAEESAEGGEKRRRNLRKRGQKSKPTTTTQRQQLQRKRILRSKRSPEEIDLISHQRFLQNFLLQDVTTSSPFAAFPAFSERTSQFQQDRLLDDTIEHNFYLSETETVKVPYKIYNTILKYAYIDRLQSTVLELELDSEDYKLIIILPDYEFGLNNLMKLLQIGENVPNLRDIVRQISPSWVKTIVPKFNLKGNIILTSDLQNMGINDIFEPTRADFTPMTEDTLIYAKHIEQSININIRTQSLQQLKRFTSLYKNPIELAINYPFLFCIMDKEMDLALITGRILNPLNSRIH is encoded by the exons ATGGCCTTCTCAGGAAGATATTTACTAACAGTAGCAACCGTGTGGGGCTGGTCTCTCGTTTTGGCCCAATATTACAGCATAAACCTGGGAACTGCCGATGAAACACTTCTTGCCCAACCAGTTCCTTCTCCTCCCAGTGGAGGACTGACACAGGAAGTGCGGCCAAAAATAACTCCGCTAGATGCGATGATAGATAAAACAAACCATCTCGGTTTTCGGATTTTGTATTTTCACTCGAAAGGAAATAAAAACAACATCGCCTTCTCGCCATGTGCGCTTTCGAGTATCCTGGTAGCTCTGTACGAAGGCGCCGATGGTAAAAGTGCAGCCGAAATACACGAGACACTCGTGTTTCCTTACGATAAAGATATTTTACGAGTTGGTTATCGAGATATCCATCGGAGGTTGCGAAGTTATTTCTACCGCAAGGAGAACTTGCTCAGTGGACTTAGCTTAAGCAGTGAGAACATCACCATACG CCCTGAATACGAATCTGTCCTCAAATTCTATGGTTACGATTTGGAGAACATCCCGGAGATGAAAATGCAAACGACTACCCCGGTTCCAACATCTGCCGGATCGACGAGTTCGGAAATGTTCACCAGTGACTACGAAATAACATCGAGCAGCGAGGAGGATAAAGTCACAACCGAACCCACTACAACCACCATCGACCTATATATGGGCTCTGCTGGAGAGGAGGAGCAGGAGGAGGAAGAGGAGGAAGCGCAAGAAACAACTACGGAGGCAGATCTCTCGACAGGTGTTGATGTGACTGAATCAACGTCTGCTGCTACGGAAGAAGAAACCGCTACTGAGACTGAAGGGGTTACATCGGACGAGGCGGTGACGGAAGCCACCACTGAAGAACCGACTGAAGCGACACCGGCCGAGGAATCTGCCGAAGGCGGAGAGAAACGTCGTCGAAATCTGAGGAAGCGTGGTCAGAAATCGAagccaacaacaacaacacaacGACAGCAACTGCAACGAAAAAGAATCCTACGAAGCAAGCGAAGTCCGGAGGAAATCGATCTCATCAGTCATCAACGTTTTCTGCAAAACTTTTTACTCCAAGATGTGACGACTTCTTCACCGTTTGCAGCATTCCCTGCCTTCTCGGAGCGTACCAGCCAGTTTCAGCAAGATCGGCTTCTCGATGACACTATCGAACATAATTTTTACTTAAGTGAAACGGAAACAGTTAAAGTACCGTACAAAATTTACAACACAATACTAAAATATGCCTATATCGATCGCCTACAATCAACAGTATTAGAACTTGAACTGGATTCCGAAGACTACAAACTGATCATCATCCTTCCAGACTACGAGTTTGGACTGAATAACCTGATGAAGCTACTGCAAATTGGCGAGAACGTTCCGAATCTGAGAGACATTGTCAGGCAGATAAGTCCATCATGGGTAAAAACAATCGTACCCAAGTTCAATTTAAAGGGAAACATAATTCTAACCAGCGATCTCCAAAAC ATGGGCATCAACGACATCTTCGAGCCAACGCGTGCCGACTTCACACCCATGACGGAAGATACGCTAATCTACGCGAAGCATATCGAACAGTCGATCAACATCAACATTCGCACGCAATCGCTGCAGCAGCTAAAAA GATTCACATCGCTGTACAAAAATCCCATCGAACTGGCTATCAACTATCCTTTCCTGTTTTGCATAATGGACAAAGAGATGGACTTAGCGTTGATAACCGGTCGGATACTGAATCCACTAAACTCACGGATCCACTAA
- the LOC129729871 gene encoding uncharacterized protein LOC129729871: MVGYLEITPSTALIVLGEILSSFGIQVDEPNIANIEKQLSIPVGMDKLIVDEENREIVSAPVSNEVQLIAKEKRSSMDECNEETTLLSSTLSLSRLEAEFLRKQLQLLNLKACPIMDLFQYCDSFNSTCSHCLDTQKRASEMGLLMLQRAVN, translated from the exons ATGGTCGGATATTTGGAAATTACTCCGTCAACCGCGCTGATTGTTTTAG GTGAAATCTTGTCCAGCTTTGGGATACAAGTTGATGAGCCAAATATCGCCAACATAGAAAAACAGCTATCCATTCCAGTGGGAATGGACAAGTTGATTGTGGATGAAGAAAATAGAGAAATAGTGTCAGCCCCTGTATCCAATGAAGTTCAACTGATTGCGAAAGAAAAGCGCTCCAGCATGGACGAATGCAACGAAGAGACTACTTTGCTCAGCTCTACATTATCACTTAGTAGATTAGAGGCGGAATTTCTACGGAAGCAACTACAGCTGCTTAATTTAAAGGCCTGTCCAATCATGGATCTTTTTCAG TACTGTGATAGCTTTAACTCCACGTGTAGCCATTGTCTTGACACTCAAAAGCGGGCCAGTGAGATGGGACTGTTGATGCTGCAGCGGGCTGTTAATTAG